One region of Prosthecobacter dejongeii genomic DNA includes:
- the pseI gene encoding pseudaminic acid synthase, giving the protein MTNAEFLDTLNQPAGTCPPLIVAELSGNHNQSLERALQLIDAAADCGVDAIKLQTYTADTITLDADSEEFFVRKPGSVWDGRSLHSLYAEAHTPWEWHAAMVQRATQRGLAWFSSPFDFSAVDFLETLNPPCYKIASPEIVDLPLIKKCAQTGRPLIMSSGMATVAEIEAAVKTARENGAPQIVLLKCTTDYPASPKTSNLRTMAHLGQLFGCLTGASDHTLGIGASVAAAALGASLIEKHLTLARADGGPDSHFSLEPSEMKALVTECRAGWESVGSISYGPAETERGYLRGRRSLYITQDMKAGEVLTAQNMRSIRPGFGLSPKHYESLLGKSTACDVKRGTALSWKLVNRD; this is encoded by the coding sequence ATGACAAACGCTGAATTTCTAGACACTCTGAACCAGCCAGCAGGTACCTGCCCGCCACTCATCGTGGCAGAGCTTTCAGGCAATCATAATCAATCCTTGGAGCGGGCTCTACAGCTCATAGATGCAGCCGCTGATTGTGGAGTGGATGCGATTAAACTTCAAACTTACACGGCAGACACCATCACTCTGGATGCAGATAGCGAAGAATTCTTTGTTCGCAAACCAGGTTCCGTGTGGGATGGGCGCAGCCTACACAGTCTGTATGCGGAAGCCCACACTCCCTGGGAATGGCATGCGGCGATGGTGCAGCGCGCTACGCAAAGAGGCCTTGCTTGGTTCAGCAGTCCTTTCGATTTCAGTGCGGTGGATTTTCTAGAAACGTTGAATCCTCCTTGCTATAAGATTGCTTCGCCTGAGATCGTGGATCTGCCTTTGATCAAAAAGTGTGCACAAACAGGCCGACCTTTGATCATGTCTAGTGGCATGGCCACGGTGGCCGAAATTGAAGCCGCCGTTAAAACAGCACGTGAAAATGGAGCTCCCCAGATTGTGTTGCTCAAATGCACCACTGACTACCCAGCCAGCCCAAAAACATCAAACCTCCGAACCATGGCACACCTGGGTCAGCTCTTTGGCTGCCTCACTGGCGCTTCGGATCATACCTTAGGTATTGGCGCCTCCGTGGCCGCAGCAGCCTTGGGGGCTTCGCTCATTGAAAAGCACCTAACTTTAGCTCGTGCGGACGGCGGGCCAGATTCCCACTTCAGCTTAGAACCGTCTGAAATGAAGGCTTTAGTCACCGAATGCCGCGCCGGTTGGGAATCTGTGGGCTCTATAAGCTATGGTCCAGCCGAAACGGAGCGTGGCTACTTACGTGGCCGCCGCAGCCTCTACATCACTCAGGACATGAAAGCTGGTGAAGTGCTGACAGCGCAAAATATGCGCAGCATTCGCCCTGGATTTGGATTATCGCCAAAACACTATGAATCATTGCTCGGCAAAAGCACAGCCTGCGACGTCAAACGTGGCACTGCTCTCTCCTGGAAATTGGTAAATCGGGACTAA
- a CDS encoding beta/alpha barrel domain-containing protein, which yields METSAQILDCTIRDGSYVVDYQFTVEDTYIIAHGIAAAGIRHIEVGHGLGLNAQNCGKGNAAISDIEYITAAKAAVPDKALIGSFFIPGIGTEDSLRAAADAGLGFIRLGIDVDDHTKLEPFVKLAKSLNLEVWGNMMKSYLLPPESFAEISQRVGEFGVDVVAIVDSAGGMTPNEVAAYTQATLARSSRVPLAFHGHNNLTLAVANCLRFVECGGIYVDGSLAGLGRSGGNAATELLAAVLAQRNSLAWPIDWERLVEFADSVMQFCVPDHARPRASEIATGLNYFHSSFSPVVEKANADAKAPLYRTILRLPKDSRKKVSQEVAVAAAQQAASEPRHSSQISDLPSNGDSLERLQPTSLEALADRLRVQKGKSPQRRVVTIAHTPDLCGARIGPVRSSRISIVAHVEVSTVEALTEVRNALADSCDFWLLDKRLEKSRGQCPSQPQFLYDDDAVIAQAVADALQILQATQVAVIGDDAGQRAAISQITQVVKNHIPVDALVTSDSKSPASKDDLQQVRDGGVVLMVRARALTDDAFAEARRRGIQLWRLDCGPALVAEAERLIHTYDRFHLAAGQVDLDAHTHIVAGGAVGQAGDLVVDHLRSPRFILGEADGQGGIRSLSEASRSRTLAAQQWIVDQWGL from the coding sequence ATGGAAACATCCGCACAAATCCTCGACTGCACCATCCGTGATGGCAGCTATGTGGTGGACTATCAATTCACGGTGGAAGACACTTATATTATAGCTCATGGCATTGCCGCAGCTGGTATTCGCCATATTGAAGTGGGGCACGGGCTTGGGCTCAATGCTCAAAACTGCGGTAAAGGCAACGCCGCCATCAGTGACATTGAATACATCACCGCAGCCAAAGCTGCCGTGCCGGACAAAGCTCTGATTGGCAGCTTTTTCATCCCTGGAATTGGCACAGAAGATAGCCTGCGTGCTGCGGCAGATGCAGGGCTTGGATTCATCCGTCTCGGCATTGATGTGGATGATCACACGAAGCTAGAACCATTCGTCAAACTGGCCAAGTCTCTCAACCTGGAAGTCTGGGGGAATATGATGAAGTCGTATCTGCTTCCTCCAGAATCATTCGCCGAAATCAGTCAGCGAGTGGGGGAGTTTGGGGTGGATGTCGTGGCCATTGTGGACTCTGCCGGGGGCATGACTCCTAACGAAGTAGCCGCTTACACCCAAGCCACGCTGGCCCGCAGCTCACGGGTGCCTTTGGCTTTTCATGGCCATAATAACCTCACTCTCGCAGTGGCCAATTGTCTGCGTTTTGTTGAATGTGGCGGTATTTACGTGGATGGGAGTCTGGCAGGCTTGGGCCGCAGTGGTGGCAATGCAGCGACAGAACTCCTCGCTGCCGTTCTCGCCCAACGGAACAGCCTTGCTTGGCCCATCGATTGGGAACGTCTGGTTGAATTTGCGGATTCGGTGATGCAGTTCTGCGTGCCAGACCACGCCCGTCCACGAGCTTCGGAAATTGCAACGGGATTAAACTACTTTCATTCCAGTTTCAGCCCTGTGGTAGAAAAGGCCAACGCGGACGCTAAAGCTCCCCTCTACCGCACTATTTTGCGGCTGCCCAAAGACTCGCGAAAAAAAGTTTCTCAAGAGGTCGCTGTGGCCGCCGCCCAGCAGGCCGCCTCAGAACCACGTCACAGTAGTCAGATTTCAGATCTGCCAAGCAATGGTGATTCACTGGAACGTCTTCAGCCGACATCTCTCGAGGCCCTCGCAGACCGTCTGCGTGTGCAAAAGGGAAAGAGCCCACAACGACGTGTGGTCACCATCGCCCACACTCCTGACCTCTGTGGAGCCCGCATCGGTCCAGTCCGCAGTAGCCGAATCAGCATTGTGGCTCATGTCGAAGTGAGCACCGTTGAAGCCCTCACAGAAGTCCGAAACGCTCTTGCTGACTCTTGTGATTTTTGGCTGCTGGATAAGCGATTGGAAAAGTCGAGAGGCCAATGTCCATCTCAGCCTCAGTTTCTGTATGACGATGATGCGGTCATTGCCCAGGCTGTGGCAGATGCACTGCAAATATTGCAAGCCACCCAGGTCGCCGTCATCGGCGATGATGCAGGGCAGCGAGCAGCCATTAGCCAAATCACTCAAGTGGTGAAAAATCACATTCCCGTAGATGCACTGGTCACCAGTGATTCAAAATCTCCAGCGAGCAAAGATGATTTGCAGCAAGTTCGGGACGGAGGTGTCGTCCTTATGGTGCGTGCTCGGGCACTAACAGACGATGCATTTGCAGAAGCTCGTCGTCGAGGCATTCAATTGTGGCGGCTGGACTGTGGCCCAGCTCTCGTCGCTGAGGCTGAGCGGCTCATTCATACCTATGATCGTTTCCACCTCGCTGCGGGGCAGGTTGACTTGGATGCCCATACACACATTGTCGCTGGCGGCGCAGTTGGGCAGGCCGGAGACCTTGTGGTGGATCATCTCAGGTCTCCACGCTTTATCTTGGGGGAGGCCGATGGCCAAGGAGGCATCCGGTCATTATCAGAAGCCTCCCGCTCCCGCACCCTGGCGGCACAACAATGGATTGTGGACCAGTGGGGCTTGTAA
- a CDS encoding class I SAM-dependent methyltransferase — protein MRKLIETFWTPVACDVCGAEETGLSTLGTRIGRIIQKHHDYTWRHEDVQCTQCGFVFNRLRPTAEFLRDYYTDCWPIASTSIDIVPDFDVAVRLELLHRWLKPKARVYEIGDKLGEFHTALLKAGYDVAGDDVMAVDTERAEWLDGLFRRGCVAVPPTAMKQAFDAVLAYFVIEHLANPRDWLLSMRGLLTQDGVLVIEVPHLVRHPKEALMHEHFLYLTPESLTALVQEAGYEVVEIRETGASRAFGFSLVARRVEMSPPIALAPLQEQAAELQAAYQRGRALLNHAQDNLATSADLIIQGVDASDTPVRVCFFGANQTASEIATLIGPQLKQKAIKILPYDNSDVKTGTHLEGFEISVKKPDPSEFHPSVLHICVICSRGWTQAIASQIRQFGLPRFILVDGAAGELLPKH, from the coding sequence ATGAGAAAACTCATCGAAACCTTCTGGACTCCGGTGGCCTGCGACGTGTGCGGAGCCGAAGAGACAGGCCTGAGCACGCTAGGCACACGCATCGGACGCATCATTCAAAAGCATCATGACTACACCTGGCGTCATGAAGACGTGCAATGCACGCAGTGCGGATTCGTCTTTAATCGTTTACGACCAACGGCGGAATTCCTTCGCGACTATTACACGGACTGCTGGCCCATCGCATCCACCTCCATTGATATTGTCCCAGATTTCGATGTGGCCGTGCGCCTAGAGCTGCTCCATCGCTGGCTCAAACCTAAAGCACGCGTTTATGAAATCGGAGATAAATTGGGCGAGTTCCACACCGCCCTCCTAAAAGCTGGCTATGATGTCGCAGGGGATGACGTTATGGCCGTAGATACTGAGCGTGCTGAATGGCTAGACGGTCTATTCCGTCGGGGCTGCGTGGCAGTCCCCCCCACTGCCATGAAGCAGGCCTTCGATGCAGTCTTGGCTTACTTCGTTATTGAACATCTGGCCAATCCACGGGATTGGTTGCTTTCCATGCGTGGGTTATTGACCCAAGACGGTGTTCTTGTGATCGAAGTTCCCCATTTGGTTAGGCATCCCAAGGAAGCCTTGATGCATGAACACTTTCTTTATCTAACTCCCGAGTCCCTCACTGCCCTGGTGCAGGAAGCGGGGTATGAAGTGGTGGAAATCCGGGAGACGGGTGCCAGCCGTGCTTTTGGTTTCTCTCTTGTTGCTCGACGAGTGGAAATGTCTCCGCCTATTGCTCTTGCTCCGTTGCAGGAACAAGCTGCTGAATTGCAGGCAGCCTACCAGCGAGGGCGGGCACTTTTAAATCATGCTCAGGATAACCTCGCGACCAGCGCGGACTTGATCATTCAGGGTGTTGATGCGTCAGACACGCCCGTTCGTGTTTGTTTTTTTGGGGCCAATCAAACCGCCAGTGAGATCGCTACCCTCATTGGCCCACAGCTCAAACAAAAGGCCATCAAGATCCTTCCCTATGATAACTCCGACGTCAAAACCGGCACTCATCTAGAAGGCTTCGAAATCAGTGTCAAAAAACCGGACCCATCGGAATTTCACCCTTCCGTCTTGCATATTTGTGTGATCTGCTCACGCGGTTGGACTCAAGCCATCGCCAGTCAGATTCGTCAATTCGGTCTCCCTCGTTTCATCCTTGTGGATGGCGCTGCTGGTGAATTGCTTCCCAAGCATTGA
- a CDS encoding class I SAM-dependent methyltransferase produces MTSDEKQRIIQRYNERLSNLGETAQALGWRDSSQQRLRFRILAEVADLSGCSALDIGCGFGDLLDYMTEAGAQNVDYTGTDLNPALIDVAQKRHPEASFFATTDLSQFPDSSQDYVFLSGLFNFKIEDNEGFMHDTVRESFRICRKAVAFNLLGSYVDFKEEHLFYHAEQEVFHFAKSLSRFVTLRADYPLYEFTVYLHKPEAVKALHA; encoded by the coding sequence ATGACATCTGACGAAAAGCAACGCATCATTCAGCGTTACAACGAACGCCTCAGCAACCTGGGTGAGACCGCCCAGGCCCTAGGCTGGCGGGATAGTTCCCAACAGCGACTTCGTTTTCGCATCCTCGCTGAAGTGGCAGATCTCAGTGGCTGCTCGGCGCTAGATATCGGCTGTGGATTTGGAGACTTGCTTGACTACATGACCGAAGCAGGTGCCCAAAACGTAGATTACACGGGCACCGACTTAAATCCCGCGCTCATTGATGTGGCCCAAAAACGTCACCCTGAAGCGAGTTTTTTTGCGACGACAGATCTCAGTCAATTTCCAGATTCATCCCAAGATTACGTGTTTCTTAGCGGCTTGTTCAATTTCAAAATTGAAGACAATGAAGGCTTCATGCATGACACAGTGCGCGAAAGTTTTCGCATTTGCCGCAAGGCCGTCGCCTTTAACCTTCTCGGTAGTTACGTGGATTTTAAAGAAGAGCACCTTTTCTACCACGCCGAGCAGGAAGTATTTCACTTTGCTAAAAGTCTCTCACGCTTCGTGACTTTGCGGGCGGATTATCCGCTGTATGAGTTTACCGTTTATCTTCACAAGCCCGAAGCCGTCAAAGCACTGCACGCATGA
- a CDS encoding amidohydrolase family protein: MIIDAHTHIHPDPKGFGPHKDASAETLVANLKAAGISQAVVLAIEPDMGNDYVAQKCAEHPELIGFVSLNPLNPQSVTEGFTTYIRSGKMHGVKLHPRRQGFTIEHTREVIQLVEQAAELRVPILFDAFPYGDTYYKIQEVRMIHEVAQAVPQADIIMAHTGGIHVMDALMVVKGNRNVVVDVSFTPFWFAGSTVYSDLIFVLRKLGANRILHGSDSPEVPVGRSVEDTLALCDQCGFNEGDRSLIFAGNIQRLLSKASAQ; the protein is encoded by the coding sequence ATGATTATTGACGCCCATACCCATATCCATCCCGATCCAAAAGGCTTCGGACCTCACAAAGATGCCAGCGCGGAAACGTTGGTGGCAAATCTTAAAGCTGCGGGGATCTCCCAAGCTGTGGTGCTGGCCATCGAACCGGACATGGGCAATGACTACGTCGCGCAAAAGTGCGCAGAGCATCCCGAATTGATCGGGTTCGTCTCTCTTAATCCTCTAAACCCTCAATCTGTCACCGAGGGATTCACGACCTATATTCGCAGCGGCAAGATGCATGGAGTTAAACTGCATCCGCGTCGCCAAGGCTTCACCATTGAGCATACTCGGGAAGTGATCCAACTGGTGGAACAGGCGGCCGAACTGCGAGTGCCCATCCTCTTTGACGCCTTCCCTTACGGAGACACTTACTATAAAATTCAGGAGGTGCGGATGATCCATGAAGTCGCACAAGCTGTGCCTCAAGCAGACATCATCATGGCGCATACCGGTGGCATTCATGTGATGGATGCGCTGATGGTGGTGAAGGGTAATCGCAACGTGGTGGTGGACGTATCATTTACCCCCTTTTGGTTTGCGGGTTCCACCGTGTATTCCGATCTCATTTTTGTTCTTCGTAAGCTAGGAGCAAACCGTATCCTGCATGGATCTGACAGCCCTGAAGTGCCCGTTGGGCGCTCCGTGGAAGACACCCTCGCACTTTGCGATCAATGTGGCTTCAACGAAGGCGACCGCAGTCTCATCTTTGCCGGCAATATTCAGCGTCTTCTTTCTAAAGCCTCCGCCCAATGA
- a CDS encoding ATP-grasp domain-containing protein, with the protein MKEKILFVAAGLAQAPAIREAQLMGYEVAAMDGDATAPGLADAPTTYVANILDAQEIIRVAHEFGAQAIVSVCCDVAMEAVAIACQELKLPGIPLEVVRVSRSKLLQREAMRREGLLVPQFAAVQTEEAALATWDSFKTAAGVIKPVDASGSRGVSYVNDRDQVISAFELAKQNSRSGQVMVESFMPGIEYSVEAWVVGTEVHVLATSMKVRTQPPYLLDRQVHFPDDLSLEHRQTMIAHAIRAIQACGFRDCPVHLECIYSPEGPMIVELAARGAGFKVFTEMLPRVTGLSTARASIQAALGEVPHLPDQHQGQSASLVFIDPIPGEFVRAEGLEAARAVTGISEVIIYPKPGQVLHELRSGSDRAGHILTYSAEPTACRAAAQTALNHIRLITR; encoded by the coding sequence ATGAAAGAAAAGATTCTCTTCGTAGCCGCAGGCTTGGCACAGGCACCTGCCATCCGCGAGGCCCAATTGATGGGCTACGAAGTAGCGGCTATGGATGGAGATGCGACAGCACCAGGATTGGCTGATGCACCGACCACTTACGTGGCCAATATTCTTGATGCGCAAGAAATCATCCGCGTGGCACATGAGTTTGGAGCCCAGGCGATAGTCAGTGTTTGCTGTGATGTCGCGATGGAGGCTGTGGCAATCGCCTGCCAAGAGTTAAAACTTCCAGGTATTCCCTTGGAAGTGGTGCGTGTTTCGAGGAGCAAGCTTTTGCAGAGAGAAGCCATGCGGCGGGAAGGCCTTTTGGTGCCGCAATTTGCTGCAGTTCAGACAGAAGAAGCCGCACTGGCCACCTGGGACAGTTTTAAAACAGCAGCCGGCGTCATCAAACCCGTGGATGCCTCCGGCAGTCGGGGCGTCAGCTACGTCAATGACCGGGACCAAGTCATCTCCGCCTTCGAATTGGCAAAACAGAATTCTCGCTCAGGTCAAGTGATGGTGGAATCCTTCATGCCAGGCATTGAATACAGTGTGGAAGCCTGGGTAGTCGGGACTGAAGTGCACGTTCTAGCCACCTCCATGAAGGTGCGCACTCAGCCCCCTTACCTCTTGGACCGTCAGGTGCATTTTCCAGATGATTTGTCTCTGGAACACCGCCAGACGATGATCGCTCATGCCATTCGCGCGATCCAGGCTTGTGGCTTTCGTGACTGCCCAGTGCATTTGGAGTGCATCTATTCGCCCGAGGGGCCCATGATTGTAGAACTCGCTGCACGGGGAGCGGGCTTCAAGGTTTTCACAGAAATGCTGCCACGTGTGACCGGCCTTTCCACCGCCCGAGCCAGCATCCAGGCAGCTTTGGGCGAAGTGCCACATCTGCCGGATCAACATCAAGGCCAGAGTGCTTCACTGGTTTTCATCGACCCGATACCAGGAGAGTTTGTCCGAGCGGAAGGTTTAGAGGCCGCCCGTGCTGTCACCGGAATTTCGGAAGTGATCATTTATCCAAAGCCTGGGCAAGTTCTCCATGAATTGCGCTCTGGCTCTGACCGTGCTGGGCATATCCTCACTTACTCCGCCGAACCAACCGCCTGCCGTGCCGCAGCCCAGACCGCATTGAACCACATTCGACTCATCACCCGCTGA
- the pseF gene encoding pseudaminic acid cytidylyltransferase, with translation MKDRTVAIIPARGGSKRIPRKNIREFGGRPMIAWSIQAALESDVFESVIVSTDDPEVTEIARQYGAKVPFVRPPEISGDQVGLNPVLKHALNWLEMEGGGRPSFLGCIYATAPFLRASDLRAAFDRLNEKPESEYVLSVCTFPSPVERAMTTNEAGEIRFMWPELRLTPSQALSECFHDAGQFVIGRATSFLQQDSALSGHCLPFVLPRYRCQDIDTPEDWEQARHLFSALQATSAS, from the coding sequence ATGAAAGACCGTACCGTCGCCATTATCCCCGCGCGCGGCGGTAGCAAACGCATCCCACGCAAAAACATCCGTGAATTCGGTGGTCGTCCCATGATTGCTTGGTCTATCCAGGCAGCCTTGGAAAGTGACGTGTTTGAAAGCGTGATCGTATCCACAGATGATCCTGAGGTAACGGAGATCGCTCGCCAGTATGGAGCCAAGGTTCCCTTTGTGCGCCCCCCTGAAATTTCCGGTGATCAGGTCGGTCTAAATCCCGTTTTAAAGCATGCTCTAAATTGGCTGGAAATGGAAGGGGGCGGTCGTCCAAGTTTCTTGGGTTGTATCTATGCCACAGCTCCATTTTTGAGGGCCTCAGATCTACGCGCAGCCTTTGATCGTTTGAACGAAAAGCCAGAATCTGAGTATGTACTTTCCGTTTGCACGTTTCCCTCTCCCGTGGAGAGGGCGATGACCACCAACGAGGCAGGAGAAATCCGTTTCATGTGGCCAGAACTGCGACTGACTCCTTCCCAAGCCTTGTCGGAGTGTTTCCATGATGCAGGGCAGTTCGTCATCGGTAGAGCGACTTCCTTTTTGCAACAAGATTCCGCGCTCAGTGGCCACTGCTTGCCGTTTGTCCTACCGCGCTACCGCTGTCAGGACATTGACACGCCCGAGGACTGGGAACAGGCACGTCATCTCTTCTCTGCTCTGCAAGCGACTTCCGCCTCATGA
- a CDS encoding putative sugar O-methyltransferase: MTQLNSYPELTAARDDMRSQDELYRPSVFWDEASSRIVNELCENGIENFRRLPNTLGFFVPTFGTPGNSFTPAQIEGLTATLQRAHPEAKKAHLGLDQFLSGEAAALADYRVLLAADNPTKLPHLHTFSESKVGEPVEHFEFDGRWFSRSALNYLLGLALLKKHLGPNDLPRTVLEIGGGFGTLGEVMASAGIEGLRYVDIDIPPTSYVAQHYLSGALGAEKVTTYAQTRDRAEIEIESLTPISVLCAWQIEKLRGNVDLFVNFISFQEMEPPIVQNYLNHVSRLNTRWVLLRNMREGKQLRKAGGWAGVDTPILSDDYLAMLPNYELVERNVHPFGYRTVDGYHSELLLLRRKA; encoded by the coding sequence ATGACCCAGCTGAACTCCTATCCGGAACTGACCGCCGCCCGCGATGACATGCGGTCCCAGGACGAACTTTATCGCCCGAGCGTGTTCTGGGACGAAGCCTCTTCCCGCATCGTCAATGAACTGTGTGAGAACGGCATCGAAAACTTCCGTCGGCTTCCCAATACCCTCGGCTTTTTCGTTCCTACATTTGGCACTCCAGGCAATAGTTTTACCCCAGCCCAGATCGAAGGCCTGACCGCCACTCTCCAGCGCGCTCATCCCGAAGCGAAAAAGGCCCATCTAGGGCTGGATCAATTTCTCTCTGGCGAAGCAGCAGCACTGGCCGATTACCGCGTTCTTTTGGCCGCTGATAATCCAACGAAGCTTCCTCACCTGCATACCTTTTCAGAAAGCAAGGTGGGAGAACCTGTTGAGCATTTTGAATTCGATGGACGCTGGTTCTCGCGCTCCGCTTTGAATTACCTCCTCGGTCTAGCCTTGCTCAAAAAGCACCTGGGACCCAATGACCTGCCACGCACGGTATTAGAGATCGGCGGAGGCTTCGGCACTTTGGGAGAGGTGATGGCCAGTGCAGGCATTGAAGGTTTGCGTTACGTGGATATTGATATTCCGCCGACCAGCTATGTGGCCCAGCATTACCTCAGTGGTGCGCTCGGCGCGGAAAAGGTCACCACGTATGCCCAGACACGTGACCGGGCTGAAATCGAGATCGAATCCCTGACTCCCATCTCCGTGCTGTGCGCTTGGCAGATCGAAAAATTACGTGGGAATGTGGACCTGTTTGTGAACTTCATCTCCTTCCAGGAAATGGAGCCCCCCATCGTCCAAAATTACCTCAATCATGTCTCCCGCCTCAACACCCGCTGGGTACTCCTGCGTAACATGCGCGAAGGCAAACAACTGCGCAAAGCTGGAGGTTGGGCAGGTGTAGATACGCCCATCCTGAGCGACGACTACCTTGCCATGTTGCCTAACTACGAATTGGTCGAGCGCAATGTTCATCCTTTTGGTTACCGCACAGTGGATGGGTACCATTCCGAACTCCTACTCCTACGCCGTAAGGCATGA
- a CDS encoding ATP-binding cassette domain-containing protein: protein MIQLERIAWKAPGGFTLQNITQDIPAGTYAVLMGPTGCGKTSLLEILCGLRQPLSGRVLLQGQDVTQMEPRQRQIGYLPQDLALFPGKTVREQIGFAPTLRKSPDQDALVQNLSLELGISHLLDRLPDHLSGGEKQRVALARALAARPRVLLLDEPLSALDEATHADAVELLKSLHIRHSLTVLHVTHSRKEADLLGQMRLRLENGQLSSEI from the coding sequence ATCCAACTTGAACGTATCGCCTGGAAAGCGCCTGGAGGATTCACTTTACAAAACATCACCCAGGATATCCCTGCGGGAACGTACGCGGTGCTGATGGGGCCAACAGGCTGTGGAAAGACGTCTTTACTGGAGATTCTCTGTGGGTTGCGCCAGCCCCTCTCAGGTCGGGTCTTATTGCAGGGGCAGGACGTAACTCAAATGGAACCTCGCCAGCGGCAGATCGGCTATCTCCCCCAAGATCTTGCCCTGTTCCCGGGCAAAACGGTCCGAGAGCAAATCGGGTTTGCGCCAACGCTCAGAAAGTCTCCAGATCAAGATGCCTTGGTTCAAAACCTGTCATTGGAGCTAGGCATCAGTCATCTGCTTGATCGGCTACCCGATCATCTATCAGGTGGGGAGAAACAACGCGTCGCCCTAGCCCGGGCTTTAGCTGCTCGGCCACGAGTTCTGCTGTTAGACGAGCCTCTTTCGGCGCTGGATGAGGCCACGCATGCGGATGCCGTCGAATTGCTCAAAAGCCTGCATATTCGCCACTCCCTCACCGTTCTGCATGTGACTCATTCACGGAAGGAAGCTGATCTCCTAGGACAAATGCGATTGAGATTGGAAAACGGCCAACTGAGCTCGGAAATTTGA